In Rhodanobacter humi, the following are encoded in one genomic region:
- a CDS encoding coniferyl aldehyde dehydrogenase yields the protein MPPVDGLPEIHAILQRMRDTQARDPLPDWPVRAARLRKLESLLQDQRAAIAAAIHADFGNRPVEETDLLEVFPSLSAVRHALRHGRRWMRPRRRLADLLFLPARTELRPQPLGVVGIIVPWNYPLYLAVGPLVDALAAGNRVMLKMSEYTPRFSALFAELIGRHFAPDEVWVVNGDAAVGQAFAALPFDHLLFTGSTAVGHHVMRAAAANLTPVTLELGGKSPAIVGPGARLEQAVERIVFGKLVNAGQTCIAPDYVLLPRTRMGEFVAAARTATARQYPDLTHNPQYASIIDDRHYARLSALRDEAQAAGATIERLSDATPDAARRLLPPVLLTNVHDAMPVMREEIFGPLLPLVPYDTLDEAIAYIAARAHPLALYLFETDSARIDAVLARTHAGGVSVNDTLYHIAQHGLPFGGVGASGMGGYHGEAGFRTFSHLKPVFRQARWNGAGLLNPPYGKRFRQMLDLLLKRG from the coding sequence ATGCCTCCTGTCGACGGACTGCCCGAAATCCACGCCATCCTGCAGCGCATGCGCGATACGCAGGCGCGCGACCCGCTGCCGGACTGGCCGGTGCGGGCAGCCCGGCTGCGCAAGCTGGAAAGCCTGCTGCAAGACCAACGGGCCGCCATCGCCGCCGCGATCCACGCCGATTTCGGCAACCGCCCGGTCGAGGAAACCGATCTGCTGGAGGTCTTCCCCAGCCTGTCCGCCGTGCGCCACGCACTGCGCCACGGCCGGCGTTGGATGCGGCCACGGCGACGGCTCGCCGACCTGCTGTTCCTGCCCGCGCGCACCGAGCTGCGTCCGCAACCGCTGGGTGTGGTCGGCATCATCGTGCCGTGGAACTACCCGCTCTACCTCGCGGTGGGACCGCTGGTCGACGCACTGGCCGCCGGCAACCGCGTGATGCTGAAGATGAGCGAGTACACGCCACGCTTCTCCGCGTTGTTCGCCGAGCTGATCGGCCGGCATTTCGCGCCCGACGAAGTGTGGGTGGTGAACGGCGATGCCGCGGTGGGCCAGGCCTTTGCCGCGCTGCCGTTCGACCATCTGCTGTTCACCGGTTCCACTGCGGTGGGCCATCACGTGATGCGCGCGGCCGCGGCCAACCTCACCCCGGTGACACTGGAGCTGGGCGGCAAGTCGCCCGCGATCGTCGGCCCCGGCGCGCGGCTGGAGCAGGCGGTCGAACGCATCGTGTTCGGCAAGCTCGTCAACGCCGGGCAGACCTGCATCGCGCCCGACTATGTGCTGCTGCCGCGCACACGCATGGGTGAATTCGTCGCCGCGGCGCGCACGGCCACCGCGCGGCAGTATCCCGACCTCACGCACAACCCGCAGTACGCCAGCATCATCGACGACCGCCACTACGCGCGGCTGTCGGCGCTGCGCGACGAAGCGCAAGCGGCCGGCGCCACCATCGAACGGCTGAGCGACGCCACACCCGATGCCGCGCGCCGCCTGCTGCCGCCCGTGCTGCTCACGAACGTCCACGACGCCATGCCGGTGATGCGCGAGGAAATCTTCGGCCCGCTGCTGCCGCTGGTGCCCTACGACACGCTGGACGAGGCGATCGCCTACATCGCCGCCCGTGCGCATCCGCTGGCGCTGTACCTGTTCGAGACCGACTCCGCGCGCATCGATGCCGTGCTCGCACGCACCCACGCTGGCGGCGTCAGCGTCAACGACACGCTCTACCACATCGCCCAGCACGGGCTGCCGTTCGGCGGCGTGGGCGCCTCCGGCATGGGCGGCTATCACGGCGAGGCCGGCTTCCGCACGTTCTCGCACCTGAAGCCGGTGTTCCGCCAGGCACGCTGGAACGGTGCCGGCCTGCTCAACCCGCCCTACGGCAAACGCTTTCGGCAGATGCTGGACTTGCTGCTCAAGCGGGGATGA
- a CDS encoding YcgL domain-containing protein, with protein MQCFVYASRRKPDTYLWLAERDGFGGLPEPLRDMLGVLRFALELQLDETRRLPREDARQVLAHLRERGWHLQLPPESALAGVNHPAYGATLHDAKRD; from the coding sequence ATGCAGTGTTTCGTCTACGCCAGCCGCCGCAAACCCGATACCTACCTGTGGCTGGCCGAGCGCGACGGCTTCGGTGGTCTGCCCGAACCGCTGCGCGACATGCTGGGCGTACTGCGCTTCGCGCTGGAGCTGCAGCTGGACGAAACCCGTCGCCTGCCGCGCGAGGATGCCCGGCAGGTGCTGGCACATCTGCGCGAACGGGGCTGGCATCTGCAATTGCCGCCGGAGAGCGCGTTGGCCGGCGTCAACCATCCCGCATACGGCGCCACGCTGCACGACGCGAAGCGGGACTGA
- a CDS encoding SO2930 family diheme c-type cytochrome: MPVKFFRYLLPAALLLLAGCHRAMPAVAFHADGRPTMLSDWHVVEARDGKLELNAGVVPYSLNSHLFTDYVHKLRTIWMPKGASAKYTANGPLDFPVGTIISKTFYYPRAADGKFSDVARTLDYSGDFAGQGLDLASVHMVETRLLVRRKDGWAPFTYVWNEAQTEAGLARTGDVQALTLVDAQGGREDFNYVVPDEGQCVTCHEADMLSRHIQPIGPKARHMNREYGYGSGRQNQLEHLVAMGYLMGLPALKDVPRDANWRDPSASLDARARAYLDINCAMCHNPNGVASVTGFSLGPDTPEDHRLGLCKSPEAAGPATGGRLFDIVPGKPDESILMYRMASTRPGVMMPEIGRSTVDREGEVLIRAWILSLKGNCDIVH, translated from the coding sequence ATGCCGGTGAAGTTTTTCCGTTACCTGTTGCCTGCCGCGTTGTTGCTGCTGGCCGGCTGCCACCGCGCGATGCCGGCGGTGGCGTTCCACGCCGACGGCCGCCCGACTATGCTCAGCGACTGGCACGTGGTCGAGGCGCGCGACGGCAAGCTCGAGCTCAACGCCGGCGTGGTGCCGTACAGCCTCAACAGCCATCTGTTCACCGACTACGTGCACAAGCTGCGCACGATCTGGATGCCGAAGGGCGCATCGGCGAAATACACGGCGAACGGGCCGCTCGATTTCCCGGTCGGCACCATCATCAGCAAGACCTTCTATTACCCGCGTGCCGCCGACGGCAAGTTCAGCGACGTGGCGCGCACGCTGGACTACAGCGGCGACTTCGCCGGCCAGGGCCTGGACCTCGCCAGCGTGCACATGGTCGAGACGCGCCTGCTGGTGCGCCGCAAGGATGGCTGGGCGCCGTTCACCTACGTGTGGAACGAGGCGCAGACCGAAGCCGGCCTGGCGCGCACCGGCGACGTGCAGGCGCTGACCCTGGTCGACGCCCAGGGCGGACGCGAGGACTTCAACTACGTGGTGCCGGACGAGGGCCAGTGCGTCACCTGCCACGAGGCCGACATGCTGAGCCGGCACATCCAGCCGATCGGCCCCAAGGCGCGCCACATGAACCGGGAATACGGCTATGGCAGCGGCCGGCAGAACCAGCTGGAGCACCTGGTCGCGATGGGCTACCTGATGGGCCTGCCCGCGCTGAAGGACGTGCCACGCGACGCCAATTGGCGCGACCCTTCCGCCTCGCTCGACGCGCGGGCGCGGGCGTACCTCGATATCAACTGCGCGATGTGCCACAACCCGAACGGCGTGGCCAGCGTCACCGGCTTCTCGCTCGGCCCCGACACGCCGGAAGACCACCGCCTCGGCCTGTGCAAGTCGCCCGAGGCGGCCGGCCCCGCCACCGGCGGCCGCCTGTTCGACATCGTGCCCGGCAAGCCCGACGAGTCGATCCTGATGTACCGCATGGCCTCCACCCGACCCGGCGTGATGATGCCGGAGATCGGCCGCAGCACGGTGGACCGCGAAGGTGAGGTGCTGATCCGCGCCTGGATCCTCTCGCTGAAGGGCAACTGCGACATCGTGCATTGA
- a CDS encoding TonB-dependent receptor has product MRQRPLSACLRQVLHGGALLLLCAPLPALAAQDATPSNAPAKPAAKTDEAKAKQLGAVTVTAQSRTQEVQDVPIALQIVTAKQVDTLAATDISKIDIFVPGLVVGSTQPTQPSFELRGVQSSGNFGMGVDQPVGVYVDGVYAGSTGGALLAFNDMKRIEVLKGPQGTLFGRNAAGGAISVVTNEPSDHFEAKGRLRFGNYGERYGDALVNIPLSQDMAVRVSVMDNQSDGWVKDAATGKHYGVNDDWGTRVVYRWNLTPDTRVLLSWDHEQLKQPPHPAFGLIPLTSDTNQRAPFPADPATFLNPLHAPLYNDTVNPIEKRRFDGSTLTIDHNFGWGSLTSTTAWRNFDTANLGDYDGTNHIVDYLETGNYEHNNSWYQEFKLSGNTSLIDWVAGTSWYSEQGRQTSEAGVTTDSLDTLAQNVLGAGTPLTDISNGLAAMGVPYTLLGDMWREHILNVENYKSWAVYGDVIWHLTDRLNLTTGVRFTHDQKSFSWYNPPREAPQFDDTVLALNNAGITAMLPPEAQYALAMFGQNVIFTQGTGSPVGVLVNADRSWTDVSPRAVLDYKFTPNIMGYVSVAKGYQAGGFGFQQFNSTYAPETVWNYEAGVKTLFPELNLLLNGSIYHYRYLNQQSLILFTDTTIPHYGISSSNEQATGAELELQWQPIDALQIGFNAAYIDQTYLNTVQNGIDVSGQPTGVPKYSFAAHASYTWHDVANGDVSFNWTYGYRSKTRCNSGSQLQGTCQMSPNFSVGTAQNRTDVRLGWDAAHDRWGVAVFASNLFNHRYVYGVDNTAGQVFGTPYANIMPPRTWGVELHAKF; this is encoded by the coding sequence ATGCGCCAACGACCACTGTCCGCCTGCCTGCGCCAAGTACTGCACGGCGGCGCCCTGCTGCTGCTGTGCGCGCCGCTGCCCGCGCTGGCCGCGCAGGACGCCACGCCGTCGAACGCGCCGGCCAAGCCGGCCGCGAAAACCGACGAGGCCAAGGCCAAGCAGCTCGGCGCCGTCACCGTCACTGCGCAGAGCCGCACCCAAGAAGTGCAGGACGTGCCGATCGCGCTGCAGATCGTCACCGCGAAGCAGGTCGACACGCTGGCCGCCACCGACATCAGCAAGATCGACATCTTCGTGCCCGGCCTGGTGGTGGGCTCCACCCAACCCACCCAGCCTTCGTTCGAACTGCGCGGCGTGCAGTCCTCCGGCAACTTCGGCATGGGCGTCGACCAGCCGGTGGGCGTGTACGTCGACGGCGTCTACGCCGGCAGCACCGGCGGCGCGCTCTTGGCCTTCAACGACATGAAGCGCATCGAAGTGCTGAAAGGCCCGCAGGGCACCTTGTTCGGCCGCAATGCGGCGGGTGGCGCCATTTCCGTCGTCACCAACGAGCCCAGCGACCATTTCGAGGCCAAGGGCCGGCTGCGCTTCGGCAACTACGGCGAGCGCTACGGCGACGCGCTGGTCAACATCCCGCTCAGCCAGGACATGGCGGTGCGCGTCAGCGTGATGGACAACCAGAGCGACGGCTGGGTGAAGGATGCCGCCACCGGCAAGCACTACGGCGTCAACGACGACTGGGGCACGCGCGTGGTGTACCGCTGGAACCTCACGCCGGATACCCGCGTGCTGCTGTCCTGGGACCACGAGCAGCTCAAGCAGCCGCCTCACCCGGCGTTCGGCCTGATCCCGCTGACCAGCGACACCAACCAGCGCGCACCCTTTCCGGCCGACCCGGCCACGTTCCTGAATCCGCTGCATGCGCCGCTGTACAACGACACGGTGAACCCGATCGAGAAGCGGCGTTTCGACGGCAGCACGCTCACCATCGACCACAACTTCGGCTGGGGCAGCCTCACCTCCACCACCGCGTGGCGCAACTTCGACACGGCGAACCTGGGCGACTACGACGGCACCAACCACATCGTCGACTACCTCGAAACCGGCAACTACGAGCACAACAACAGCTGGTACCAGGAGTTCAAGCTGAGCGGCAACACCAGCCTGATCGACTGGGTGGCCGGCACCAGCTGGTACAGCGAGCAGGGGCGCCAGACCAGCGAGGCCGGCGTCACCACCGACAGCCTCGACACCCTGGCGCAGAACGTGCTGGGCGCCGGCACCCCGCTCACCGACATCAGCAACGGGCTGGCCGCGATGGGCGTGCCCTACACCTTGCTCGGCGACATGTGGCGCGAGCACATCCTGAACGTCGAGAACTACAAGTCGTGGGCGGTGTACGGCGACGTGATCTGGCACCTCACCGACCGCCTCAACCTCACCACCGGCGTGCGCTTCACCCACGACCAGAAGAGTTTCAGCTGGTACAACCCGCCGCGCGAGGCACCGCAGTTCGACGACACCGTGCTGGCGCTGAACAACGCCGGCATCACCGCGATGCTGCCGCCCGAGGCGCAGTACGCCCTGGCCATGTTCGGCCAGAACGTCATCTTCACCCAGGGCACCGGCTCGCCGGTGGGCGTGCTGGTGAACGCCGACCGCAGCTGGACCGACGTCAGCCCGCGCGCGGTGCTCGACTACAAGTTCACGCCCAACATCATGGGCTATGTCTCGGTGGCCAAGGGCTACCAGGCCGGCGGCTTCGGCTTCCAGCAGTTCAATTCGACCTATGCGCCGGAGACGGTGTGGAACTACGAGGCGGGGGTAAAGACGCTGTTCCCGGAGCTGAACCTGCTGCTCAACGGCTCGATCTACCACTACCGGTACCTCAATCAGCAGAGCCTGATCCTGTTCACCGACACCACCATCCCGCACTACGGCATCAGCAGCAGCAACGAGCAGGCCACCGGCGCGGAGCTGGAACTGCAGTGGCAACCGATCGATGCGCTGCAGATTGGTTTCAACGCCGCCTACATCGACCAGACCTATCTCAACACCGTGCAGAACGGCATCGACGTCAGCGGCCAGCCCACCGGCGTGCCGAAGTATTCCTTCGCCGCCCACGCCAGCTATACGTGGCACGACGTGGCCAACGGTGACGTGAGCTTCAACTGGACCTACGGCTACCGCTCTAAGACGCGCTGCAACAGCGGTTCGCAACTGCAGGGCACTTGTCAGATGAGTCCCAACTTCTCCGTCGGCACCGCGCAGAACCGCACCGACGTGCGGCTGGGCTGGGACGCGGCGCACGACCGCTGGGGCGTGGCCGTGTTCGCCAGCAACCTGTTCAACCACCGCTACGTGTACGGCGTGGACAATACCGCCGGGCAGGTGTTCGGCACGCCCTACGCCAACATCATGCCGCCACGCACCTGGGGCGTGGAATTGCACGCGAAGTTCTGA
- a CDS encoding ankyrin repeat domain-containing protein, which produces MTQTKSRRRPPFLQALAWFVPGLLAVALAGLVAHPLTLIPLLLANALTMAAVCHAIGFDPEPSFARTVLRRGAAHLVMFTGYAVIVFALVAWPMLSLSQSHSLAATLALVATLVLALAVLWRPWPAFGLVFVWDDAYPARHDGSWIFTATLRSLMFGRHLAREERFFSHFLPAALALLALTWGAIALSGLYGMLPSEIRTAALALYGVLLLPLGCLIVANRTLRTLLCVQHDRHRRRAELADAPATAKSAAPVAAPLSEQERIAGTPEQAAALLAATRDGDIERALALVEAGADPATAPLATDRDQRPVLMLAALLPDTRLLRALIAKGADVNRASGGLTPLLAATRDSWHGRSEAVMTLLANGADPLAADSEGRTALHGAVLSEEPMVAAMLLDAGATINALDQAGASPLAVACRAANWPLAKFLLERGAKPAPANGEPALVAAAGIADDDPAGVKLLLKHRAAVNAVDARRRSALVAAAAEGHEQIARALCAAGADATLADRHGSTALMEAARAGAVGIVQRLAEAQPDARTRDSHGRDALTLACQSPRAHADTVRALLALGAEPKTPGSDGRSALDHAAAAGRWDLVALLDPETPLPANLGDAALSSGADTPAHLLDALRFGHWAIVSGFAARVRDWPQAQLARLYLDLAQPGQSQARRWLLDHGLAAEARLAAQQPDDEHGDETVVANDERTVLPPLGRRLFDALLLQLPASTEAIDDLLQAGATPAGAGLLAQALQRLGGSAQGAALPLALLERGADPFGPDARERTPLQLAAANGHGELLQALLVRGCNPNSRDRDGRTPLFAALEHGEAALPLVRALIAHGADAEAADTNGETPLGLALEHPAIERWLDWGGWTRPRRPLRADDLPAAAQAGALVAVQRLLELGFAVDTVDAHGASALLHACGAGHRELAACLLDAGADPALATANGITPLAAAVAGGRESTVALLLERKAEVDQRLPNQSTALMVAAAMGRAELADALLAAGADVNAVDARGHSALHAAAQYGFEHNDSLRARRLLDVLFKHGADVNHADGEGKTALLLLLGAQLRPGSDCDATHLGALVPVLLEAGADVAHADQRGVTALHACAMHALLPPARVLLSRGADRAAADAFGRTAADVARQLGYVDIAHELAVRSGAIPSVRQTLRQPAQPAE; this is translated from the coding sequence ATGACCCAGACCAAATCGCGCCGCCGCCCTCCGTTCCTGCAGGCCCTCGCCTGGTTCGTTCCCGGACTGCTCGCCGTGGCGCTGGCCGGCCTGGTCGCCCACCCGCTGACCCTGATCCCGCTATTGCTGGCGAACGCGCTGACGATGGCTGCTGTCTGCCATGCGATCGGCTTCGATCCCGAGCCCAGCTTCGCGCGCACCGTGCTGCGCCGGGGCGCCGCGCACTTGGTGATGTTCACCGGCTACGCGGTGATCGTGTTCGCGCTGGTGGCGTGGCCGATGCTGTCGCTCTCGCAGTCGCACAGCCTCGCCGCCACGCTGGCGCTGGTCGCCACCCTGGTGCTGGCGCTGGCCGTGCTGTGGCGGCCATGGCCCGCGTTCGGCCTGGTGTTCGTGTGGGACGACGCCTACCCCGCGCGGCACGACGGCTCGTGGATCTTCACCGCCACCTTGCGCAGCCTGATGTTCGGTCGCCACCTCGCGCGCGAGGAGCGCTTCTTCAGCCACTTCCTGCCCGCCGCGCTGGCCCTGCTGGCGCTGACCTGGGGCGCGATCGCGCTGAGCGGCCTGTACGGCATGCTGCCCTCGGAAATCCGCACCGCCGCGCTGGCGCTGTACGGCGTGCTGCTGCTGCCGCTGGGTTGCCTGATCGTGGCCAATCGCACGCTGCGCACCCTGCTGTGCGTCCAGCACGATCGCCATCGCCGTCGTGCCGAACTGGCCGATGCGCCGGCCACCGCCAAATCCGCTGCGCCGGTCGCCGCGCCCCTGAGCGAACAGGAGCGCATCGCCGGCACGCCGGAACAGGCCGCCGCCCTGCTCGCCGCCACCCGCGACGGCGACATCGAACGCGCGCTGGCCCTGGTCGAAGCCGGCGCCGATCCGGCCACCGCACCGCTCGCCACGGACCGCGACCAGCGCCCCGTGCTGATGCTCGCCGCGCTGCTGCCCGACACCCGGCTGTTGCGTGCCCTGATTGCCAAGGGCGCCGACGTCAACCGCGCCAGCGGCGGGCTCACCCCGCTGCTCGCCGCCACCCGCGACAGCTGGCACGGCCGTTCCGAGGCGGTGATGACCCTGCTCGCGAACGGTGCCGATCCGCTCGCCGCCGACAGCGAGGGCCGCACCGCCCTGCACGGCGCGGTGCTCAGCGAGGAACCGATGGTGGCGGCGATGCTGCTCGACGCCGGCGCGACTATCAACGCGCTGGACCAGGCCGGCGCCAGCCCGCTTGCGGTGGCCTGCCGCGCCGCGAACTGGCCGCTGGCGAAGTTCCTGCTCGAACGCGGCGCGAAGCCCGCGCCGGCGAACGGCGAGCCCGCGCTGGTCGCCGCCGCCGGCATCGCCGACGACGATCCCGCCGGCGTGAAGCTGCTGCTCAAGCATCGCGCCGCGGTGAACGCGGTGGACGCGCGCCGCCGCAGCGCGCTGGTCGCCGCCGCCGCCGAGGGCCACGAGCAGATCGCCCGTGCGCTGTGCGCCGCCGGCGCCGACGCCACGCTGGCCGACCGCCACGGCAGCACCGCGCTGATGGAAGCCGCGCGCGCCGGCGCGGTGGGCATCGTGCAGCGGCTCGCCGAGGCACAACCCGATGCCCGCACGCGCGACAGCCACGGCCGCGACGCGCTCACGCTCGCCTGCCAGTCGCCGCGCGCCCACGCCGACACCGTGCGTGCCCTGCTCGCGCTGGGCGCCGAACCGAAGACTCCGGGCAGCGACGGCCGCAGCGCGCTCGACCACGCCGCCGCCGCCGGGCGCTGGGATCTGGTCGCCCTGCTCGACCCGGAAACCCCGCTGCCGGCCAATCTCGGCGACGCGGCGCTCTCCTCCGGCGCCGACACCCCGGCGCACCTGCTCGACGCGCTGCGTTTCGGCCACTGGGCGATCGTCTCCGGCTTCGCCGCGCGTGTGCGCGACTGGCCGCAGGCGCAGCTGGCCCGGCTCTACCTCGACCTCGCCCAACCCGGCCAGAGCCAGGCCCGGCGCTGGTTGCTGGACCACGGCCTGGCTGCCGAGGCACGCCTCGCCGCGCAGCAGCCCGACGACGAGCACGGCGACGAAACCGTCGTCGCCAACGATGAGCGCACCGTGCTGCCGCCGCTGGGCCGCCGCCTGTTCGACGCCCTGCTGCTGCAACTGCCCGCTTCCACCGAAGCCATCGACGACCTGCTGCAGGCCGGCGCCACGCCGGCCGGTGCCGGCCTGCTCGCGCAGGCGCTGCAGCGGCTCGGCGGCTCCGCGCAGGGCGCGGCGTTGCCGCTGGCCTTGCTCGAACGCGGCGCCGATCCGTTCGGCCCCGACGCGCGCGAACGCACGCCGCTGCAACTCGCCGCGGCGAACGGCCACGGCGAGCTGCTGCAGGCCCTGCTCGTGCGCGGCTGCAACCCGAACAGCCGCGACCGCGACGGCCGCACGCCGCTGTTCGCCGCGCTGGAACACGGCGAAGCCGCATTGCCGCTGGTGCGCGCATTGATCGCCCACGGCGCCGACGCGGAAGCCGCCGACACCAACGGCGAGACGCCGCTGGGCCTGGCGCTGGAACATCCGGCGATCGAACGCTGGCTGGACTGGGGTGGCTGGACGCGGCCACGCCGTCCGCTGCGTGCCGACGACCTGCCCGCCGCGGCGCAGGCCGGCGCGCTGGTCGCGGTGCAGCGACTGCTGGAACTGGGCTTCGCGGTCGACACCGTCGACGCGCACGGTGCCAGCGCGCTGCTGCACGCCTGCGGTGCCGGCCACCGCGAACTCGCCGCCTGCCTGCTCGATGCCGGCGCCGATCCCGCGCTGGCCACGGCGAACGGCATCACCCCGCTGGCCGCCGCCGTGGCCGGTGGACGCGAGAGCACGGTGGCGCTGCTGCTGGAACGCAAGGCCGAGGTCGACCAGCGCCTGCCGAACCAGAGCACCGCGCTGATGGTGGCCGCGGCGATGGGCCGCGCCGAACTGGCCGACGCCCTGCTCGCCGCGGGCGCCGACGTCAACGCCGTCGACGCGCGCGGCCACAGCGCGCTGCACGCCGCCGCGCAATACGGTTTCGAGCACAACGACAGCCTGCGCGCGCGCCGCCTGCTGGACGTGCTGTTCAAGCATGGCGCCGACGTCAACCACGCCGACGGCGAAGGCAAGACCGCGCTGCTGCTGCTGCTTGGCGCCCAGCTGCGTCCCGGCAGCGACTGCGACGCCACCCATCTCGGCGCACTGGTGCCGGTGCTGCTGGAAGCCGGCGCCGACGTGGCGCATGCCGACCAGCGCGGCGTCACCGCGCTGCACGCCTGCGCGATGCACGCGCTGCTGCCGCCGGCCCGCGTGCTGCTGTCGCGCGGCGCCGACCGCGCCGCCGCCGACGCGTTCGGCCGCACCGCCGCCGATGTGGCGCGCCAGCTCGGCTACGTGGACATCGCCCACGAACTGGCGGTGCGCAGCGGCGCGATCCCTAGCGTGCGGCAGACCCTGCGCCAACCGGCCCAGCCGGCGGAGTGA
- a CDS encoding OmpP1/FadL family transporter: MHKSFRPLSNATRPLALAALSVAVAGALIAPGMAHASAFQLKENSAKGLGRAYAGSATAGGDVSVVANNPAAMSDLDGTYVQADITAINFSAKFSGSSRDALGRPISGGNGGDAGTTLPVPALAISTKVSDRVNLGLALDVPFGFQTEYDRNWIGRYDAIKTKLQSFDSTLSASFKINDQWSVGASAIAERTNADLTNAINFNGVGNGIINGINGQLAAGAAQAAAGIAQIQAGMAAGQIPAATGAAMIQQIMQQAQQGAATAAAAKAGVAAATPPGSDGFAQVKGNSWAWGWQVGAYWKPTANDRVALDYRSRISHNIDGTANFTTTPGYDLLLANPALASSIPPFQHTTGKARLTNPAVATLSYWHQEEKFGLGFDLAWTQWSVMRQLTLNYANPLQPNTTLPFNWRNTWYASVGGDYYVTDKLTLRAGVAIDQAPMSASNRDPRVPDAARRMATFGIGYKASEHFEINASYAHIFVSHAGVNGATSATGDVLTGSFDDYGNLLSVSAQYKF, translated from the coding sequence ATGCACAAGTCTTTCCGTCCCCTCTCGAACGCCACCCGTCCGCTGGCGCTCGCCGCGCTGAGCGTGGCCGTCGCGGGCGCCCTGATCGCGCCGGGCATGGCGCATGCCAGTGCCTTCCAGCTGAAGGAGAACAGCGCCAAGGGTCTGGGACGCGCCTATGCCGGTTCGGCCACGGCCGGCGGCGATGTGTCGGTGGTGGCGAACAACCCGGCCGCGATGAGCGACCTCGACGGCACCTACGTGCAGGCCGACATCACCGCGATCAACTTCAGCGCCAAGTTCAGCGGCAGCTCGCGCGACGCGCTGGGCCGCCCGATCAGCGGCGGCAACGGCGGCGACGCCGGTACCACCCTGCCGGTGCCGGCGCTGGCGATCTCCACCAAGGTCAGCGACCGCGTCAACCTCGGCCTCGCGCTTGACGTGCCGTTCGGCTTCCAGACCGAGTACGACCGCAACTGGATCGGCCGCTACGACGCGATCAAGACCAAGCTGCAGTCGTTCGACAGCACGCTGTCCGCCTCGTTCAAGATCAACGACCAGTGGAGCGTGGGCGCCAGCGCGATCGCCGAGCGCACCAACGCCGACCTGACCAACGCGATCAACTTCAACGGCGTGGGCAACGGCATCATCAACGGCATCAATGGTCAGCTCGCTGCCGGCGCCGCCCAGGCGGCGGCTGGGATCGCGCAGATCCAGGCCGGCATGGCGGCAGGGCAGATTCCCGCCGCCACCGGCGCGGCGATGATCCAGCAGATCATGCAACAGGCCCAGCAGGGTGCGGCCACTGCCGCCGCTGCAAAGGCCGGCGTGGCCGCTGCGACCCCGCCGGGCTCGGATGGCTTCGCCCAGGTCAAGGGCAACAGCTGGGCCTGGGGCTGGCAGGTCGGCGCGTACTGGAAGCCGACCGCGAACGATCGCGTGGCGCTGGACTACCGCTCGCGCATCAGCCACAACATCGACGGCACCGCGAACTTCACCACCACGCCGGGCTACGACCTGCTGCTGGCCAACCCGGCGCTGGCCTCCAGCATCCCGCCGTTCCAGCACACCACCGGCAAGGCCCGCCTCACCAACCCGGCCGTCGCCACCCTGAGCTACTGGCACCAGGAAGAGAAGTTCGGCCTGGGCTTCGATCTGGCCTGGACGCAGTGGAGCGTGATGCGCCAGCTCACGCTGAACTACGCCAACCCGCTGCAGCCCAACACCACGCTGCCGTTCAACTGGCGCAACACCTGGTACGCCTCGGTGGGCGGCGACTACTACGTCACCGACAAGCTGACCCTGCGCGCCGGCGTGGCGATCGACCAGGCGCCGATGAGCGCTTCCAACCGCGACCCGCGCGTGCCTGACGCGGCGCGCCGGATGGCCACCTTCGGCATCGGATACAAGGCCAGCGAGCACTTCGAGATCAACGCCTCGTACGCGCACATCTTCGTCAGCCATGCGGGCGTGAACGGCGCCACCAGCGCCACCGGCGACGTGCTCACCGGCAGCTTCGACGACTACGGCAACCTGCTGAGCGTGTCGGCGCAGTACAAGTTCTGA